Proteins encoded together in one Prevotella scopos JCM 17725 window:
- a CDS encoding GtrA family protein, translating to MAQRIKELWQHWQKDFWRLFRFGITGTLCSLIHYGIYCLCLLFTNTTIAYTAGYGVGLLCNYGLTTYFTFKGKPTKNNVAGFVGSHILNYLLEIGLLHLFLWMGINKWLSPILVMVIVVPINFVLLRLVFVKGKK from the coding sequence ATGGCACAACGTATAAAAGAGCTTTGGCAGCATTGGCAGAAAGACTTTTGGCGACTGTTTCGATTTGGCATAACAGGTACGCTGTGTTCGCTTATTCATTATGGTATTTACTGTCTGTGTCTGCTTTTCACGAACACAACCATTGCCTATACAGCTGGTTACGGAGTGGGACTTCTTTGTAACTACGGACTTACAACCTACTTTACTTTTAAGGGAAAACCAACAAAGAATAATGTTGCTGGCTTCGTTGGCAGTCACATACTCAATTATCTTTTAGAGATTGGACTGCTCCATCTCTTCCTTTGGATGGGTATAAACAAATGGCTTTCACCTATCCTTGTGATGGTGATAGTAGTACCTATCAACTTCGTTTTATTACGACTTGTATTCGTGAAAGGAAAGAAATAG
- a CDS encoding glycosyltransferase family 2 protein — MIKLATVSPCYNEEEVLEQSAAQLMELFDELISQGKISDDSMIVFVNDGSRDRTWEIIQQLHSQHPRIKGINLAHNVGHQNAIMAGMMTAKDWADAVITLDADLQDDYKKCIPQMVEAFNEGNEIVYGVKVSRKADPILKRMSAQAFYHLQETMGVNSIFNHADFRLMSRQSLEILSHYKERNLYLRGLIPSIGLKSTTVDDRISERKAGTSKYTLRKMLSLALDGITSFSVKPIYYVIYLGIAFLFVTLCIGIYVVHAFLNHTEVAGWASLILSIWLVGAMLMISIGAVGVYIAKIYEEVKQRPLYNISQILD, encoded by the coding sequence ATGATAAAACTCGCAACAGTCTCTCCATGTTACAACGAGGAAGAGGTTTTAGAACAGTCGGCAGCACAGCTCATGGAGCTATTCGACGAACTCATCAGTCAGGGAAAGATTTCCGATGACTCGATGATTGTGTTTGTCAATGACGGAAGCCGTGACCGAACATGGGAGATTATCCAACAGCTCCACAGCCAGCATCCACGTATAAAGGGTATCAACCTCGCTCATAATGTGGGTCACCAGAATGCTATTATGGCTGGTATGATGACAGCAAAGGACTGGGCTGATGCTGTTATCACACTTGATGCCGACCTGCAAGACGACTATAAGAAATGTATTCCACAGATGGTTGAAGCCTTTAATGAAGGCAATGAGATTGTCTATGGTGTAAAGGTTTCGCGCAAAGCCGACCCAATCTTGAAGCGTATGTCTGCACAGGCGTTCTATCATCTACAAGAAACGATGGGCGTGAACAGTATCTTTAACCATGCTGACTTCCGTCTGATGAGTCGTCAGTCCTTAGAGATACTCTCGCATTATAAGGAGCGCAACCTCTATTTACGTGGCCTCATCCCTTCTATTGGACTCAAATCTACAACGGTTGACGACCGCATCAGCGAACGTAAGGCTGGTACGTCTAAGTACACTTTGCGTAAGATGCTCAGCTTGGCATTGGACGGTATCACATCATTCTCCGTGAAACCAATCTACTATGTCATCTACCTTGGTATCGCCTTCTTGTTCGTCACGCTCTGCATTGGTATCTATGTCGTCCATGCTTTCCTCAATCATACAGAGGTGGCAGGCTGGGCTTCACTCATTCTTAGTATTTGGCTTGTGGGTGCTATGCTGATGATTTCTATCGGTGCAGTGGGAGTTTATATTGCCAAAATATATGAAGAGGTAAAGCAGCGTCCGCTTTATAACATCAGTCAAATACTCGATTAA